A part of Numenius arquata chromosome 2, bNumArq3.hap1.1, whole genome shotgun sequence genomic DNA contains:
- the MRPS33 gene encoding small ribosomal subunit protein mS33: MSNVSNYALRMARLSAQIFGEVVRPTDSKSMKVVKLFSEQPIAKRKEVYNWYPPHNTYYALMKKLRYFGLYRDEHQDFKEEMRRLKKLRGKEKPKKGEGKRALKKK; this comes from the exons ATGTCCAATGTTTCTAATTATGCCCTTCGAATGGCCCGGCTGAGTGCTCAGATATTTGGAGAAGTTGTCAGGCCAACTGACTCAAAATCTATGAAAGTAGTGAAGTTATTCAGTGAGCAGCCTATTGCCAAGCGGAAGGAGGTCTACAACTGGTATCCTCCTCACAACACCTACTATGCCCTCATGAAGAAACTCCGTTACTTTGGTCTCTACAG GGATGAACATCAGGACTTTAAGGAGGAGATGAGGCGATTGAAAAAGCTCCGTGGGAAGGAAAAAccaaagaagggggaaggaaagagggcTCTCAAGAAGAAATAG